One Deltaproteobacteria bacterium genomic window, AGGCCATGCTCTTTCTGCACGAACCATATGCTCGTGGGAAGTGAGGGAGAGCCTGCCGCACCGGTAATATGGTGCTATGACGACATAGATGGAGGAAGGTTTTACCGCTGCGTGGACAGGGCGATCCACTGGTCCGATGGAAGGCTCGTCCGTATGTCATTGGCTCTTGATATAACCGACTTTCGGGACGCGGAGAGAAGTCTCAAAAAAACTGTGACCAAGTTGAATGAGCGTGTCAAGGAGCTGAACTGTCTCTACGCTATTTCGAAACTCCTCGAGGAGGAGCACGATTCCCTCGAGGAGGTATTTAAGGGGGTCGTTGACCTCATCCCTTCCGGTTGGCAGTACCCGGAAATTGCCTTCGCACGAATTATCTTCGGGGGGCAGGAGTTTAAAACGAAGAACTTTCAGGAGACAGTTTGGGTACAGAAGAATGAGATCTTCATCAACGGAAGGATCAGCGGAACTCTCGAGGTGGGCTATCTCGAAAAGAGACCCGAAAGAGATGAAGGCCCGTTTCTCAGGGAGGAGAGGTTGCTGTTACACAGCATCGCAGAGAAGCTGGGAAAGATAATCGAACTTGTCACAGCCCGGAATGAACTCAAACTGAGCCAGGAGCGTTACAACCTTGCCGTCGAAGGATCGTACGACGGTCTCTGGGATTGGCCGGACATAGACCAGGATGCCGAGTGGTGGTCTCCACAATGGTATGGATTGCTGGGATATGAGGATGGCGAGATAGAGGCGTCATTTTCTCATTTCAGGGCTTTGCTCCATCCGGATGATCTGGTCAGGGTGGAAGAAAACGTTCGGGCTCACTTTGAGGAGGACGTTCCCTTCGATATGGAATACCGTTTACGGACAAAGTCCGGCGAGTACCGCTGGTTCCGGGGACGGGGTAAGGTGACCCGGGAGAGCGATGCAAAGCCGGTGAGAATGTCCGGATCAATTCGCGATATTAACGATATCAAACTTGCCGAAGAGGTTCTAAAAAAGAGCAGGCAGATATTTGCTGACCTGGTGGAAAAATCGCTCACGGGCATAGTTATCATTCAGGATCATCAGGTCGTCTACACGAACCCGGAATTCGAGAAAATGACAGAACCCTTTCCTCTTTCCTATTTCATCCCGAGTTTCAAAGGTATTCATCCCGAAGACGTTGAGAAAATAAGGAGATCGTACAACAGCCTGCTCGAGGGGGAACAAAGAGAGGTGGACATAGATTTCCGGTTCTATCCCATGGGCAGTTTCGGGGACCGGAGCAAAATGAAATGGGTCCTGTGCCGGGGAAGCATTACCGAGCACGACGGGCGTCAAGCCGTCATGTTAAACATGATGGATGTTACCCGGATAAAGAATATGGAAGAGGCCATGCTTCTTCAGAGCAAGATGGCTTCCCTCGGACGGATGGCTGCAGGTATCGCCCATGAGATAAGAAATCCCCTTGCAGGAGTCAACATATACCTCGATGCCCTCGAAACGAGCTTGACAAAAGCCAGGGAACCGAAGCAGGCAAGGGAAATTATAAAAAAAATCTCTTCAACCTCCCAGAAAATAGAGGGTGTCATCAACCGGGTCATGGACTTTTCCAAACCCTCCGAGCCGAAATTAACTCTGGCAGACATTCACAAACCGATCAAGGACGCCTTGAGCCTGGCTTCGGTTTCACTGAGAAGGAGAGGTATCAGGATTCAGAAGAGCCTGGCAAAAAACATCCCTCCCTGCCTCCTTGACACAGTTCTCATGGAGCAGGTGATGCTAAACCTGATCGGGAATGCCGCAGAAGCCATGAAGGGTGTCCAGGGCGAGAGAAAAATCGGGGTGAGGTCCTTTCTTCAAGGCGAGACCATCTTCGTGGGTGTGTCCGATTCAGGGCCGGGTGTGCCGCTCCACCTCAGGGCCGAGGTATTCGACCCCTTCTTCACCACGAAGGAGAACAATGCCGGCATCGGGCTGAGCATCTGCAACAGGATCGTCACCGACCACGGTGGCTCCATCCGGGTAGGCGAGAGCATCTGGGGTGGCGCAGAATTCGTGGTGGAAATTCCCGTTGGGAAGGAATAATCCCGGCATGATTGAATATTCCATATATGTCGTCGATGACGAGGAGTCGGTCAGGGACGGGATATCGATGGTGCTCGGTGAAGACTACCGCGTGGAGACCTTTCCCATCGCCGAGGCCGCGATCGATGCCATGTCGGAGACCACTCCCGACCTGATCCTTCTCGATATCGGGCTTCCCGGTATGAGCGGGATCGACGCCCTTCGTGAGATCAAGAACTCCCACCCAGACATGCAGATAATCATCATCACCGCTTACGAGGATATCGATACGGTGATCGCAGCCATGAAACTCGGCGCTTACGATTACGTGGTCAAACCCTTGTATATGAGGGGATTGAAGGTGACCATCCAGAATGCCCTCGAAACCATCAAGCTGAGGAAAGAGGTTCAGGCGATCCAGGAAAAGTATATCGAGGACAACATCCCCTGCTTCATCAGGGAGAGCAAATCCATACAGAGCGTCATGGAGCTCATAGAGATGGTGGCAAAGAGCCCTGACACGCCCATTCTCATCACCGGAGAGACGGGCACGGGAAAGGAGCTGATCGCCAGTGCCATTCATTACCGGAGCCCCCGCTTCCGGGGACCCCTGATCACGGTGAACTGTGCGGCCATTCCCGCCGACCTCGTCGAGAGCGAGCTCTTCGGGTATGAGAAGGGGGCGTTCACCGGGGCGGTTGAATCGGGGAAAAGGGGACTGATCGAGGAGGCGGAAGACGGGACCCTCTTTCTCGACGAGGTGGGGGATTTGAGCACAGCGGCCCAGGCCAAACTGCTCCGTTTTCTCGATGAGGGTCAGTTCTACCGCGTGGGGGGGACCAAAAAATTGAGCGTCAAGACGCGGGTCATCTCTGCGACCAACAGGGATCTGGGCACCATGGTGAAGAAAGGGCGCTTCAGGAGAGACCTCTTCTACCGGCTGGCTGTGGTCGAAGTGGCGATCCCGTCGCTGAACCAGCGCCGGGAGGACATCGTTCCCCTCGCCCGGCACTTCCTGCTGGAATTCAAAGAGAAATTCGGCAAAAAGTTTTCGAGCATATCACCCGAAGCGGAAAAAGCACTCATGCAACACGACTGGATCGGCAATATCCGCGAGTTGAGAAACGTTATAGAGCGGGGTGTCCTGACCGGCTCGGGAAGAGAGCTCACCCCCGGTGCCCTCGGGCTGGTAAAAAGCGATACGCGGGAAACTCCCCGGAAAAAAAAAGAAAAAGCGGGTTACCCTCCTATCCCCCCCGGGGGCGTGGATCTTACCTCCGCCATGGAGGAGTTCGAGAAGTTCTACATGGCGGAGGCCCTGAAAAGGGCGGGAGGGCGAGAAACGGAGGCCGCGAAATTCCTCAAGATGAACTACTCTACCTTCCGGTACCGAAGACGGAAGCTGGGGATCGAGTAAATTTACTCTCGAAGACGAATACCATCTCACCTACCCTGTGCCCGAAAGCATCCGGTTCAATCCCCTCCGGGTTTTTCGAGCCACCATCGGTGACAGGGACTCTCCTGACAATTTGACCGAAAGTGGGAAATCTTCCACTAATTGCAAATTTTTCCGCCACCTCATGGTAATTTTTGCAGTTATCGATTAGGCAATGCGCGCCCTTCAGGGGACGTGCAAGTGTAAGTATCTGAATTAAAATCCCTTTATATATTTTTGTGATAAGGCATGATCCTTGTAACCTAACTGGGAAGAGGAGGGGTGTTTTCGCGATATGAAAAGACAACTCTACGAGAGGTTGAAATCCATGACCATCCTCCTCGTCGAGGATGACGAGGTTGTGCGGGATTCCCTCTGTACATCTTTTGAACAAAGGGGATGGCCGCTGATTTCCTTCGCAACCGGGGAGGAGTGCATAGAAAAGCTGGGGGGCCGGTCCTGCGACATCATTATTTCCGATTACCTGCTCCCCGAGATGGACGGCATCGAGCTCATCAGGCGCTTGGGGGATGGCTGCAAAGGGGCGGCCAAGATTCTCATCACCGCCTACGGGAACGAGAAGCTGCTCTCCGAAGCGATTGAAGCGGGTGTCGATGACGTCATCGATAAACCCTTTTCGATGAAGACACTCGAGGAATCGATATCCCGATCGATAGGGGGCAGGAGCGGGAGGCAGGCATTACAGCCGGACCGTGTGGGTCTAAGGAAGGGAAAAAGGAGGTTCACCATGCCGAAAAAAGACTTCATCATCGGCGATGTCAGGGAGATTGTCGGCGATAACATGTTCTACGTGGCGGTGAACCGCGTTGGAGAGAAAAACAGGGGTGCATACGGGGATGTGGAAATGGTGTGGATTAAAACCCTGAAAGTCAGCGAGATCGTCACCCTTTCCTGGGAGCGGGAGCAATTGACTCTGGAAAAATTGCTGAAAGGCAGGGAAGTGATGTGCGTCGTGCACTCACGCGGTGAAAACGGGGAGATAAAAGCGGATGTCTACATGAACCGGGGCCTGAAAAACAGCGATGCCCGCCCTCCCCTCTCGCCGGAGGAGCTTCCGGGAGGACCGGGATGAGAGATTTGATCGTGGGGCGCATCAAGAGCGTCATCGGTTCCGATCTCATCCAGGTGGTGGTAACCCAGGTGGTGAGGAGGAATCATCACGAGTTCGGCCCCGAGGAGATGGTACGCGTAAAAGGGCTTAAATCGGGAAATTCACGGGTTCAGGAGAAGGCGAAGGTAAATAAATTCCACGATGCCAGGTTAACAGGGAGGGGGGTGATGTGCCTCGTTCATTCCCGCGAGGCGGGGGGAAACATCCAGGCAGAGATCTACATCCTATCCGGGAATCATCCCCATGGTGAAGATGAGACGGCTCATCTCCATCTGAGTGAAAGGTCCGGAGAAATATTTATCGAAGAAGGGGGTGTATCGCAATGAACGATATCATTGGAGGTCCCGTTACGAATGTCATCGATGGAGACACCGTTGAATTGAAGGTCACCCGCATCGGAAGGATTGAGAACGGTCAGTATGCCGAGGAAGAAAGGATCCGGGTAAAGGAGATAAAGCCCTTCCTCTGGGTAGAACGAAACGACCGTGACCGGAAACCCTTCATCGAGACGATCCTGCTGGGAAGGGACGTAACCTGCCTCGTGAGTCATCGCAGTCCCGAGGGGTACATAGAGGGAGATCTGTTTTTGCTTTAGTGGCAACCGGGATTCTTGTGACTTCTTTCGACCTTTGCTCGTGCTGTGAAATCGCAGTCATGAAAGGAGGCTGAAGTGAGACAGAAGGACTTTTTAATCGGAAACGTAGGGCACGTGTTCGATGGGGAAACGTTCAAGTTGATGGTTACCCGGGTGGGCAGGAAAAATGAGAATGAATACGATGATGAGGAAAAAATTCACATTCAAAAGCTCAAGCCTGCCGATATCCTGACGTACAGGGGAACGAGGCCAAAGCCGCTTCTGGAGAGGATGCTGCTGGACAAAGAGGTGATGTGCCTGGTCCATTCCCGGGAAAAAGACGGACATATCGACGCGGATGTTTTCATCATTTAGGTTTACCAAGATCAGGATTTATGGGACCGGCACGCGCCGGCCCGCCTGATCCCCACCATCCNNNNNNNNNNNNNNNNNNNNNNNNNNNNNNNNNNTCCCATCAGCTCTCGACCCCGGGTTTCCGGGAATGCCCGGTTCGGGGCGTCCATGCTTCCGAAATTGCCCGGTCCGCCAGTTGCCGTATCTGCGACCGCTCCGTTTCCGTCATCGGCCTGCGCGGAGGACGCGGAAGGGGAATGCGGTTGCGGAAGAGGGCGATCGACTTGCGGAACTCGCTGCTGCTCCCCGCCTGTCCGAAGTAGTAGGCCTCCTCCCCGTACTGGACTCCCTCCGTGATGTTCCTGATGACCAGATCGAGGGCGTACCGGTAGACGGCGCCCCTTCTGCCCACCGTCTCGGCCTGATGCAGGTACCCCTTGACCTGCACGTCCTCGGTGATGATCGACGGGTCGATGGGGCGGCCCGTTTCGTCGTCGATCAGGGGCTCCTCCCAGCGCAGAACAGCCTGGTGGCGCTCTTTCATGGCTCTGCGGAGGGTGTCGTCGGTGCCGCGGCAGTGGCCCGCGGCGAGGTGGTATGCACGGGCCAGGGAGTTCCCGGGAACGAGCTCGGAAACCAGCCCGTGGGCATAGGCATCCTCGACGCTCATCGGCTGACCGGTCAGGATCGTGTCGACGGCGAAGAGCAGACCACTTCTTTGGCCGAGGCGGGATTTCTCCGCCATCAGCCGGACCAGGCGCTGGGTACCCCCGAAGCCGGGAATCAGGTTTATGTAGGTCTCGGGCTGGCCGAGGTAGATGCGCTCCACGCGCGATGCGACCACGTAGTGTGCCGCGGCCACGAGCTCGGTCCCGCCACCCAGAGCCAGGCCTCCCAGGTTCAGAACGACGGGGATCTTGAACGCCTCGATGATGCTCATCGTTTCCTGCGCCAGCGCCGCGAGGTCCGTTATCTGCTCATCGTCCAGAACGGAAAGCTCGTCGCTGTTCTGGCCTGGAACGAAGGCCCGGGTGCCCTCGGCNNNNNNNNNNNNNNNNNNNNNNNNNNNNNNNNNNNNNNNNNNNNNNNNNNNNNTGCAGATCGCTGTTGCGCAGGGTGTTGCTCTCTTTGGGCTGGTTGATCTTGAACTCGACCGTGGCGATCGAATCATCGCCTTCGATCGAGTGGTACAGCAACCGCAGGAGCGAGAGCTCTTCGGCGATCCGCACTCCCTGGGCCAAGAGAAGATCGCGCTCGGAACGGACCCCGTCGAGGTTCGTCACCATCCGATAGGCGGTGGAACCGGAGGCCCTGCCGTTTGCCTGATCGCTGAAACCCCGGGGAATCTGATCGGCGTCGAGAACACGGTCAGGACCGTGGAGGTGATAGATACCCCTGTCGATCTTGTCCCGGAAGGTTTTGGCCTCGTGGGGCTCGTACATGTGGGAGCCGGCCATTTTGATGACTTTCTCCCGTGCAGTCGGCCGGTCGCTGAGCTCCTCAGGGTTCGCCGGGACGAGGATGGTCCGCTGCACCATCCAGCCCTGGGCGAGGTTGTGGGTGAGTGTCAGGTCCGCGGTTGTTTCACCATAGACGACGCGCCCGGTCTGCTCGGTCAAGAGCGCCACGTTGAGCCCCAGGTGGTCCCGGCGGCCGCTGTCCCATATCGCGTCCCACAGTCCCGAGTGGTTTGTGTTGTAGGGAGCGAGTGCGTTCTTGACCACGCTCACCGTCTCCGAGTTGAATCGGGTCTGGGCGTCCCTGCCGGGCCAGCTCTCGTGGGCCTCACGCTCCGGGTCGAAACGTCCCTGGTCAATGTCCGGCATGTGGTCGGGCCAGAGCAGCTTCTTCTTGCCCTCCCCCTTCCGCAGGGCCTCGACGTTCTGAATCCTCGTCTTCCCGAAGCAGCCGGCGACTGACTCCTGCCGCAGCAGCCAGTTCTGCTGCTCCTGTGTCTCGGCAAGCACCGTCACGCGGGCACCGAGGCGGTCCGCCCCGGTGATAGCATCGATAGCCAGACCGTCTCTGCCCCCGGCGTCTGCATTGGCCCCGTAATGAATCAGCACGTTTTCCCCCAGACAAAGGTCGGCACCGTCGGGGCCGAAGGCTTCGGCTGCCGTCAGGCGCGCATCGAACCCGTTGAAAGTGCCGTAGAGACCGAATGCTCCCGAGAACCAGGCCGTGCGGCTTCCACGGGCACTTGGCCGCAGCAGCCGGAAGTCCGCCGCCGTGAGGGGCCGGCCGGCATGCTGCATGATCTTGGTGGGACGGTATCGTGCGGGAACGGACTTCACGAGACGCTCAACGGCCCGTTGCCACTTGGCAAGATCTTCGGGATCTTTTGTCGGGGCGGGACGCAGGGCTTCAGGGTGTTCCTCGCGTATGATGAAGTGCAGGTCAGCGCGCGGGTGGCGCCTGCGGACGAGGTCCGCAACTTCCCGGTTGCGCACATACGTCAGGATCGGGATCCCGAGAGGCGTGGCCATGTCGATCGCAAGCGACCCGGTGTGGCCGCTGCCGCCGTGGACCAGCAGCACGTCCTCCGGAGTAAGATGGAGCTTTTCGGGGCTAAACAGCGCATGTTCAACGGTGGGGCCATCCAGGATCAGGGTCGCCGACAGCGGCAGGGGCATATCGACGGGGACCTCGATGAGGTTGCCCGTGTCGAAGGTGGCAAAGGCCTGCAGGGTCGCCTGGTCGCCGCCGCCCTGGTAGCCGCCGATGTGCCCCTCGCGCTGCGCGTCCAGGGTGACGGTGGGGGCCTGACGGTTGAACACCATCGGGTCAACGAGCACCAGCTGTCCGATGGCGAGGCGCCCCTCCTGCTCCGCCTCGGGAGAGAGCTCCATGACCTGACCGACGGCNNCCTTGTCCCCCAGGACGTCCACCGGGTCGGATGTGATGCCGTTGATCACGTTGTGGGTGGCGCCGGCATAGAGGATCTGGATCAGAGCCTGGCCGGGCTTCGGCGTCGGTGTGGGGCGCAGGAAGGTTCGGAGCCCCAGAGCGGGGTCCCGGTGCACCATACTCATGCCGTCCCTGTTTCGGGCTATCCCGTAGGCCTCCTGATAGGGTAAAACTGCGTCGATTCCCGGGCGAAGGGGCGCAGTCCCGAGGCGCTTGACGAGGCGGTCGGGGATGTTCACGCAGGACTCCGCCATCGGCGCGTCGGGCCTAAATGGTGCGGTCACAGCCTCGTCACCCTCGCGGGAGGCGATGATCCGGTCGAGCAGGTTTATGATGGTCCCCTTCACCTTCAAGCCGTCGGTGTTGGGCATACCCTGGAACAGCGGGTCTGCGCGGAAAAACTCGGTGTCCCCCTCCCTGATCTGGGCCCTGACCTCTTCGGGCCGCAGGGCCTGCTGCATCTGCTTGAGTGTCTCCAGGGGCTTTGCGGCATAGAATTTGACCAGCTCGTACATGATCTTCGCCGTGAGGGTCATCGGCAGGAAGGTCTCCTCGCCTTCGAAACCCGGAACCTCTGCCGGGAGGAAGACGATGTCCTGGACGTCCGGTTTCACCTGGGGGTTCAGTTTCTGATTGATCGTCTTCTGTACGAGATCGATCAGGTCCTGGCTGGGCTGGATTCCCGGCTGCAGCGCCGCCACGACGACCGGCGTCCGGTCCCTGGTGGGGTGGGGAATGAAGGTCACGCCGACTTTCCTGAAGTACCGGGTGTGCTCGTTCAGCACGTTCTCGTACATGGTCTCGTTCACCAGGTGGCCGTAGACGTTGGCTATGTTCCCCGAGCGCCCCGCTGCGTAGAAGGTCCGGGGGGTAACCGGGTCGTCGGGTCCGTCCAGGATCAGCGCGTCCGAGGGGGACCCGGGATCGTAGAGCACCCGCACCCAGTAGGCCGAGTCGCCTCCGTCGTGGGCCAGTCGTTTCCCCCCCCTGCCCTTGCCGGGCCAGTCGGGGGCAAATCTGTGGTCGAAGTATTTGGCGGCAGTCAGGGCCGCATCGGGCCGTGCCGGCATCTTCTTTCCCTCGTTGCTCCCCATGAGCCATCCCATGCGGTGCGGCTGGGCACCCTGGTAGAGCAGCTGGCCGATTATTCCCCTGCGGCCCCGCCCCGATGCCGTGATCAGGGACTCGGTGACCTTGCCGGGAGATTCGACGCGGTTTCCCTCCTCGTCCTCCAGCCGGTCGGCGATCACCGGGTTCACCCACGGCAGGGGGAGGATCTCGGGGTGCTCGTGGTCCATCTCGATCGGGGTCCGTACCCGTGCCACCACCTCTGCGGGTTCCCGGGTCCCGACGAGCCACGCAAGCTCCGAGCGGTAGGCATCAACGCAGCGCCCCTCGACGCTCGGGCGGCGCTTGAACGTGGCGTGCTGCGAACCGAAATCCTCGGTCCGCCAGAGGGAGTTGATGGCCACGTCACCCAAAAGTGCCCGGATCCGGGCGTGGGTCGGGTAGGAGTAGGGAGCCGCGCATCCGCACGTTCCCGGGGCCCCCTCCCTCTGGAGCGACGAAACGTCGAACCCCCCCTTCTCGGGGTCAAAGAGCCCGTCCACCTTCGACATGGCCTCGTAAATGGGAGAGCCGGCCTTCAAAAATGAGGCCTTGTAGTCCTGGACGACCTGGGCGAGCCTCCGGGGGGTGGGCACGAAGCTCTGGAGTATGAAGCTTCGCCCCTCCATCATCGGATACCACAGGGAGTAGGCGGGCCCTACGATCCATCCGTAATCCGTCGATGTGTGGTGGATCTCGTGGGATGCCAGCCCGAATGAGTTGAACATGGTCTGGGATCCGGACACTATGGCGCCCACCAGCGAGATGATGCCCTTTGGTTGACCGGTGGAGCCGCTGGAGTAGCTGAGGAAGGCGGGCTCCCCGCCCCCCATTTCCACGGCCGTGAACTCGTCGATGGTACCGCCCCGTTCCTCGAGCTTCTCCTCCGTCTGTTTGATCGCATCGTCCCAGAGGATGTCTCTGCCCGGTTTGAGGGGAGCACCCGTAAGCAGGCCCAGCTTCGTCAGGCGGTCGTAGACGATGAGCTTCTCGTCGCGCTCGTAGGGCTGCTCGAATGCCGAAAGGAGGGAATCGATGACACGCTTCTGCCGCTCGATGCTCTCTAAGTGCTCCACGCCGATACCCTGCTGCCTGGCGTGGCGCAGGATGAAGTCGGAGACTCCCAGCCTCTGTTCATCGGTGAGGAAGGACTCCACCGTCGTCTTCGGGACACCCGAAACGACCCTACGCAGGTGATTCTTCAGCCAGTCGCGGTGGCGCATCTCGACCGCTTCCCCTGCGGCCTCGAGGACATCGGCCCAGTGATTTTTCAGCTCCGCGGCGAGCTCTCCCATATCGCCTTCCCCCGGCCCTTTCCTTTCGCCGGGGCTTTCCTTTCCGCGGACCTGGCGAAGGGCAGCCGTCAGCACCGGCGCGTAGCGCGCGAATACCTCTTCTTCCCGCAGGGCCGCTTCCGCCCGAATCTTCGCCCGGCGGATGGCCTCGTCAC contains:
- a CDS encoding PAS domain-containing protein; protein product: MLVGSEGEPAAPVIWCYDDIDGGRFYRCVDRAIHWSDGRLVRMSLALDITDFRDAERSLKKTVTKLNERVKELNCLYAISKLLEEEHDSLEEVFKGVVDLIPSGWQYPEIAFARIIFGGQEFKTKNFQETVWVQKNEIFINGRISGTLEVGYLEKRPERDEGPFLREERLLLHSIAEKLGKIIELVTARNELKLSQERYNLAVEGSYDGLWDWPDIDQDAEWWSPQWYGLLGYEDGEIEASFSHFRALLHPDDLVRVEENVRAHFEEDVPFDMEYRLRTKSGEYRWFRGRGKVTRESDAKPVRMSGSIRDINDIKLAEEVLKKSRQIFADLVEKSLTGIVIIQDHQVVYTNPEFEKMTEPFPLSYFIPSFKGIHPEDVEKIRRSYNSLLEGEQREVDIDFRFYPMGSFGDRSKMKWVLCRGSITEHDGRQAVMLNMMDVTRIKNMEEAMLLQSKMASLGRMAAGIAHEIRNPLAGVNIYLDALETSLTKAREPKQAREIIKKISSTSQKIEGVINRVMDFSKPSEPKLTLADIHKPIKDALSLASVSLRRRGIRIQKSLAKNIPPCLLDTVLMEQVMLNLIGNAAEAMKGVQGERKIGVRSFLQGETIFVGVSDSGPGVPLHLRAEVFDPFFTTKENNAGIGLSICNRIVTDHGGSIRVGESIWGGAEFVVEIPVGKE
- a CDS encoding response regulator yields the protein MIEYSIYVVDDEESVRDGISMVLGEDYRVETFPIAEAAIDAMSETTPDLILLDIGLPGMSGIDALREIKNSHPDMQIIIITAYEDIDTVIAAMKLGAYDYVVKPLYMRGLKVTIQNALETIKLRKEVQAIQEKYIEDNIPCFIRESKSIQSVMELIEMVAKSPDTPILITGETGTGKELIASAIHYRSPRFRGPLITVNCAAIPADLVESELFGYEKGAFTGAVESGKRGLIEEAEDGTLFLDEVGDLSTAAQAKLLRFLDEGQFYRVGGTKKLSVKTRVISATNRDLGTMVKKGRFRRDLFYRLAVVEVAIPSLNQRREDIVPLARHFLLEFKEKFGKKFSSISPEAEKALMQHDWIGNIRELRNVIERGVLTGSGRELTPGALGLVKSDTRETPRKKKEKAGYPPIPPGGVDLTSAMEEFEKFYMAEALKRAGGRETEAAKFLKMNYSTFRYRRRKLGIE
- a CDS encoding AMP-binding protein — protein: EQKRAFRFLGDLKILSDKIRSLSIPTISVVRGLCAGSALGIAAAADFMITDDTSRIQIPEVAFGLIPGNGATWFLPRRIGHAAALFYALTGQPMGGKQATGLGLAQGYIEEDVEGFIGELRHAGGHLDNGRILALLEKRGGTSESLTSEVSDLTEKIGRHFGYGQENQGYLGDIFASLEQAAAGGDLFAQTSLAAMRSSSAQAVWVTEFLIDTFAKEGLYSEDEAREVELKFSQEMTAGFAHLEGVLGLRKGIVSREAGSHLDRIVLSDAKGFRTEIPATPIPTGSRLEKDTPFAYGDEKYLLFGGDYHCGEKRRVFSAEGNPERTVSLHVDLRNSQWSDGRVTDELGVVRSLMETQMGWRVVRRAWLTHPEKFELDMVYPYAWSKRPTVSLDLSSYPVVRRFEDGRINPTRAIFDQLEEQGLIDERRVINIGEDQKDGKNVDVETYTYAQIRREVNRLANVLVDMGLAPGDMVVIYMSTDIKGLIAQLAVTLVGATYHFLFGAKGPDMFSDTVYNMGAKLIITEDGYRVGDRSRELKKDSVDVALSRYLPEAVFTERLQAALGSLPEGLEGEARDVGAAVTDRLEGKVTYSRDAMSEFLGVLHEAHIKRVVLTSLDEAAGENLKQALRVRDEAIRRAKIRAEAALREEEVFARYAPVLTAALRQVRGKESPGERKGPGEGDMGELAAELKNHWADVLEAAGEAVEMRHRDWLKNHLRRVVSGVPKTTVESFLTDEQRLGVSDFILRHARQQGIGVEHLESIERQKRVIDSLLSAFEQPYERDEKLIVYDRLTKLGLLTGAPLKPGRDILWDDAIKQTEEKLEERGGTIDEFTAVEMGGGEPAFLSYSSGSTGQPKGIISLVGAIVSGSQTMFNSFGLASHEIHHTSTDYGWIVGPAYSLWYPMMEGRSFILQSFVPTPRRLAQVVQDYKASFLKAGSPIYEAMSKVDGLFDPEKGGFDVSSLQREGAPGTCGCAAPYSYPTHARIRALLGDVAINSLWRTEDFGSQHATFKRRPSVEGRCVDAYRSELAWLVGTREPAEVVARVRTPIEMDHEHPEILPLPWVNPVIADRLEDEEGNRVESPGKVTESLITASGRGRRGIIGQLLYQGAQPHRMGWLMGSNEGKKMPARPDAALTAAKYFDHRFAPDWPGKGRGGKRLAHDGGDSAYWVRVLYDPGSPSDALILDGPDDPVTPRTFYAAGRSGNIANVYGHLVNETMYENVLNEHTRYFRKVGVTFIPHPTRDRTPVVVAALQPGIQPSQDLIDLVQKTINQKLNPQVKPDVQDIVFLPAEVPGFEGEETFLPMTLTAKIMYELVKFYAAKPLETLKQMQQALRPEEVRAQIREGDTEFFRADPLFQGMPNTDGLKVKGTIINLLDRIIASREGDEAVTAPFRPDAPMAESCVNIPDRLVKRLGTAPLRPGIDAVLPYQEAYGIARNRDGMSMVHRDPALGLRTFLRPTPTPKPGQALIQILYAGATHNVINGITSDPVDVLGDKXAVGQVMELSPEAEQEGRLAIGQLVLVDPMVFNRQAPTVTLDAQREGHIGGYQGGGDQATLQAFATFDTGNLIEVPVDMPLPLSATLILDGPTVEHALFSPEKLHLTPEDVLLVHGGSGHTGSLAIDMATPLGIPILTYVRNREVADLVRRRHPRADLHFIIREEHPEALRPAPTKDPEDLAKWQRAVERLVKSVPARYRPTKIMQHAGRPLTAADFRLLRPSARGSRTAWFSGAFGLYGTFNGFDARLTAAEAFGPDGADLCLGENVLIHYGANADAGGRDGLAIDAITGADRLGARVTVLAETQEQQNWLLRQESVAGCFGKTRIQNVEALRKGEGKKKLLWPDHMPDIDQGRFDPEREAHESWPGRDAQTRFNSETVSVVKNALAPYNTNHSGLWDAIWDSGRRDHLGLNVALLTEQTGRVVYGETTADLTLTHNLAQGWMVQRTILVPANPEELSDRPTAREKVIKMAGSHMYEPHEAKTFRDKIDRGIYHLHGPDRVLDADQIPRGFSDQANGRASGSTAYRMVTNLDGVRSERDLLLAQGVRIAEELSLLRLLYHSIEGDDSIATVEFKINQPKESNTLRNSDL
- a CDS encoding response regulator translates to MKRQLYERLKSMTILLVEDDEVVRDSLCTSFEQRGWPLISFATGEECIEKLGGRSCDIIISDYLLPEMDGIELIRRLGDGCKGAAKILITAYGNEKLLSEAIEAGVDDVIDKPFSMKTLEESISRSIGGRSGRQALQPDRVGLRKGKRRFTMPKKDFIIGDVREIVGDNMFYVAVNRVGEKNRGAYGDVEMVWIKTLKVSEIVTLSWEREQLTLEKLLKGREVMCVVHSRGENGEIKADVYMNRGLKNSDARPPLSPEELPGGPG